A genomic segment from Triticum dicoccoides isolate Atlit2015 ecotype Zavitan chromosome 1A, WEW_v2.0, whole genome shotgun sequence encodes:
- the LOC119274536 gene encoding DDB1- and CUL4-associated factor 8-like has translation MRHPWKHPTARHGAAELCFREVGDLLPRRFARRAAASEELVMRLQIHRKLNKHTGCVNTVGFNAAGDTLISGSDDQRVMLWDWDTGAVKMQFHSGHGDNVFQARFMPYTNDRTIVTCAADGEVRVAKIQDGRDVLTSLLGDHDGRAHKLALEPGSPYIFYSCGEDGHVQHFDLRTDTATELFICRKFVAKSGHSSHVHLNAITIDPRNPNLLAVAGNNSYARVYDIRKCKSGGSSDFAQPSDCYCPPHLIGNKNVGITGLAFSHQSELLVSYNDENIYLFPKNGGLGPDPKSSVKIGGGEGSNSTVFASGEDVDRPAPQVYVGHRNCETVKGVTFIGPNHEYVASGSDCGRLFIWRKRDGKFLRAMEGDECIVNCIEPHPHAMTIASSGIDNDVKLWTPSAVERARVVNVEELKPRKRKAKLWQFALPEELVWHVLASRRRQPAAGEDSSEDLEDNTELLSLVLRAANRDNLSDESDEDEKTSDGSGE, from the exons ATGCGCCACCCATGGAAGCACCCCACCGCGCGCCACGGCGCCGCCGAGCTCTGCTTCCGCGAGGTCGGCGACCTCCTCCCCCGCCGCttcgctcgccgcgccgccgcctccgag GAGCTTGTAATGCGCCTCCAGATTCATAGGAAGCTCAACAAGCACACAGGATGCGTGAACACGGTGGGCTTCAATGCCGCTGGTGACACCCTCATATCTGGGTCAGATGATCAGAGGGTAATGCTGTGGGATTGGGACACTGGTGCAGTTAAAATGCAGTTCCATTCGGGCCATGGCGATAATGTGTTCCAAGCACGGTTCATGCCTTACACGAATGATCGCACCATTGTCACCTGCGCTGCTGATGGCGAG GTGAGAGTTGCCAAGATCCAGGATGGCCGGGATGTGCTTACTTCATTGCTTGGTGACCATGATGGAAGGGCTCACAAGTTGGCTTTAGAGCCTGGAAGCCCTTATATTTTCTATAGTTGTGGCGAAGATGGTCATGTCCAACAT TTTGATTTGAGGACAGATACAGCCACAGAGTTATTCATTTGCAGAAAGTTTGTGGCTAAATCAGGACACTCCTCTCATGTCCATCTTAATGCAATCACAATTGATCCACGGAATCCAAATCTTCTTGCAGTTGCGGGAAACAATTCTTATGCTCGTGTCTACGACATCCGTAAATGCAAGTCGGGTGGATCATCTGATTTCGCTCAGCCATCTGACTGTTATTGTCCACCACATCTTATTGGCAATAAGAATGTTGGAATAACAGGGTTAGCATTCTCTCACCAGAGTGAGTTGCTTGTATCTTACAATGATGAGAATATTTACCTCTTCCCTAAAAATGGAGGGCTGGGACCCGACCCAAAATCATCCGTCAAAATTGGAGGCGGTGAAGGGTCCAACTCAACAGTGTTTgcatctggtgaagatgttgatcgaCCTGCGCCTCAGGTTTATGTTGGGCATCGCAATTGTGAGACTGTGAAGGGTGTGACTTTTATTGGGCCAAATCATGAATATGTTGCCAGTGGGTCAGACTGTGGTCGGTTGTTTATTTGGAGGAAGAGAGATGGGAAATTTTTACGGGCAATGGAGGGTGATGAATGCATAGTCAATTGTATTGAGCCCCATCCTCATGCTATGACAATTGCAAGCAGTGGAATTGATAATGATGTGAAGCTATGGACTCCCTCCGCCGTTGAACGAGCACGAGTTGTTAATGTTGAGGAG TTGAAGCCCCGAAAGAGGAAAGCAAAGCTCTGGCAATTTGCCTTGCCGGAGGAATTGGTCTGGCATGTGCTGGCATCACGACGTAGGCAACCAGCAGCTGGAGAAGATTCATCTGAGGATCTTGAAGACAACACAGAATTGCTTAGTCTTGTACTGCGAGCTGCAAACAGAGATAACTTGTCTGATGAGAGTGATGAGGATGAAAAAACCTCGGATGGCTCTGGAGAATAG